In Rhinatrema bivittatum chromosome 11, aRhiBiv1.1, whole genome shotgun sequence, a single window of DNA contains:
- the OSCP1 gene encoding protein OSCP1 isoform X2: MNDIISTMFNKKFMEELFKPQELYSKKALRTVFDRLAHASIMRLNQASMDKLYDLMTMAFKYQVLLCPRPKDVLLVTFNHMDAIKDFVRDSPSILNQVDETFRQLIDLYSCLPAGEFQLIRQTLLIFFQDVHIRVSIFLKDKVQNSNGRFVLPICGPVPWGTEVPGLIRIFNLSGEEVKRVEFLNGGNYISPLREGSYDLYGERILKLGTNMYSISRPVETHMSGTSKSSASHTKENAVPNPLAKEELNLLARLMGGLEMKKACGGEGGFRLNFFTSDEEEEQAGQTRPEELSYKVISIQATKDQHENEELARIMGEFKFEDEPRQSTNKGDELLAMMDGL, from the exons atgaatgacatcatcagcaccATGTTCAATAAGAAATTCATGGAAGAACTCTTTAAACCTCAGGAGCTCTATTCCAAGAAGGCCCTCAGGACAGTGTTTGACCGTCTGGCTCATGCATCAATCATGAGGCTAAACCAGGCTAGCATGGATAAG CTCTATGATCTGATGACAATGGCCTTCAAATACCAGGTTCTGCTTTGCCCTCGACCTAAAGATGTTTTACTTGTCACTTTCAATCACATGGATGCCATCAAGGATTTTGTCCGGGATTCTCCAAGCATTCTGAACCAAGTGGATGAAACGTTTCGGCAGCTGATTGAC CTGTACAGTTGTCTCCCTGCTGGAGAGTTTCAGCTAATCAGACAAACACTTCTCATCTTCTTTCAGGATGTGCACATCAGG GTCTCCATCTTTCTGAAGGACAAAGTGCAAAATTCAAATGGCCGCTTTGTACTGCCAATCTGTGGGCCTGTGCCATGGGGAACCGAAGTTCCAGGACTCATCAG AATCTTTAACCTTAGTGGAGAAGAAGTTAAACGGGTCGAATTCTTGAATGGCGGAAACTATATCAGTCCTCTCAGGGAGGGCTCTTACGATCTTTATGGAGAGAGAATCCTTAAGCTGGGGACAAATAT GTACAGCATTAGTCGTCCTGTGGAGACCCACATGTCAGGAACATCCAAGAGTTCAGCATCACACACCAAG GAGAATGCAGTTCCTAACCCTCTTGCAAAAGAAGAACTGAACCTACTGGCGCGCCTCATGGGAGGACTAGAAATGAAGAAAGCCTGCGGCGGAGAGGGAGGCTTCCGACTTAACTTCTTCACCTCCGATGAAGAGGAAGA GCAAGCAGGACAAACCAGACCTGAAGAGTTGTCATATAAAGTTATCAGCATACAGGCCACAAAG gaccAACATGAGAATGAGGAGCTTGCTCGGATCATGGGCGAGTTTAAGTTTGAAGATGAGCCCAGACAGAGCACCAACAAGGGAGATGAGTTATTGGCCATGATGGACGGGCTCTAA
- the OSCP1 gene encoding protein OSCP1 isoform X1: MSMRTLPLLFINLGGEMLYILDQRLRAQNIPADKAKKVMNDIISTMFNKKFMEELFKPQELYSKKALRTVFDRLAHASIMRLNQASMDKLYDLMTMAFKYQVLLCPRPKDVLLVTFNHMDAIKDFVRDSPSILNQVDETFRQLIDLYSCLPAGEFQLIRQTLLIFFQDVHIRVSIFLKDKVQNSNGRFVLPICGPVPWGTEVPGLIRIFNLSGEEVKRVEFLNGGNYISPLREGSYDLYGERILKLGTNMYSISRPVETHMSGTSKSSASHTKENAVPNPLAKEELNLLARLMGGLEMKKACGGEGGFRLNFFTSDEEEEQAGQTRPEELSYKVISIQATKDQHENEELARIMGEFKFEDEPRQSTNKGDELLAMMDGL, from the exons tgatgaatgacatcatcagcaccATGTTCAATAAGAAATTCATGGAAGAACTCTTTAAACCTCAGGAGCTCTATTCCAAGAAGGCCCTCAGGACAGTGTTTGACCGTCTGGCTCATGCATCAATCATGAGGCTAAACCAGGCTAGCATGGATAAG CTCTATGATCTGATGACAATGGCCTTCAAATACCAGGTTCTGCTTTGCCCTCGACCTAAAGATGTTTTACTTGTCACTTTCAATCACATGGATGCCATCAAGGATTTTGTCCGGGATTCTCCAAGCATTCTGAACCAAGTGGATGAAACGTTTCGGCAGCTGATTGAC CTGTACAGTTGTCTCCCTGCTGGAGAGTTTCAGCTAATCAGACAAACACTTCTCATCTTCTTTCAGGATGTGCACATCAGG GTCTCCATCTTTCTGAAGGACAAAGTGCAAAATTCAAATGGCCGCTTTGTACTGCCAATCTGTGGGCCTGTGCCATGGGGAACCGAAGTTCCAGGACTCATCAG AATCTTTAACCTTAGTGGAGAAGAAGTTAAACGGGTCGAATTCTTGAATGGCGGAAACTATATCAGTCCTCTCAGGGAGGGCTCTTACGATCTTTATGGAGAGAGAATCCTTAAGCTGGGGACAAATAT GTACAGCATTAGTCGTCCTGTGGAGACCCACATGTCAGGAACATCCAAGAGTTCAGCATCACACACCAAG GAGAATGCAGTTCCTAACCCTCTTGCAAAAGAAGAACTGAACCTACTGGCGCGCCTCATGGGAGGACTAGAAATGAAGAAAGCCTGCGGCGGAGAGGGAGGCTTCCGACTTAACTTCTTCACCTCCGATGAAGAGGAAGA GCAAGCAGGACAAACCAGACCTGAAGAGTTGTCATATAAAGTTATCAGCATACAGGCCACAAAG gaccAACATGAGAATGAGGAGCTTGCTCGGATCATGGGCGAGTTTAAGTTTGAAGATGAGCCCAGACAGAGCACCAACAAGGGAGATGAGTTATTGGCCATGATGGACGGGCTCTAA